In the Nothobranchius furzeri strain GRZ-AD chromosome 1, NfurGRZ-RIMD1, whole genome shotgun sequence genome, CAGTTCCTCCAGATCAGAGTGGTTCTCCTGTGTCTGAGAGCACCGAACAACATACCCTTCTGCCTGCTTGAGAAGCTCCTGAATGTTATCATCAGCCACATTGAGGAGGGTCTGACACACAGTAGGATTGAGAAAGCAAGCAGCTGCTACAAGTGGGGAAAACTTGTCATCTGAGGGATCAAGTACCCAGGCAAAACACTGGTTCACATTCCCTTCCATTTTACGTGCTAGAGTAGCAACATCTCAACTTGTGTTTTGTtccacatctgccagatggctgagtaaatcaaagagagcaggGAGTAGTAATGACATAGCcattgtgtcactctgaagagtttgtgtgtgctcagcaaaaggctgcaaaagttcttgcattgacttcagcttctgccactcacttgagagcaagcagtcccatcccatctcatttgctacttcacaaacagattctttaactttgaggagacgtgcaaccatttcataagtacttgaccagcgtgtggggcagtcattcacaacagttaggccgcactcatccaaaaTCTTCTGTGTTGCGACTGATGACTTGCGAAAAAGTTTCACGATTGATCGGACTTTGTTCAAGACTCTGTTGATGCTTTCCTCCTTGTTTATCATGTGGACAACAAGCTGCAGCGTATGGACGACACATGGCATCCTGTACATGCCTAGGTCTTGACACTGCAGGTTTTCTGTCACCTTGGAATCACTTTCAGTTAGGATGGATGCATCTGGATCATCGGAGCTGGAATCTTCATCTTCTGGAGCACTATGTTTGAATGCTGCCACCATATTGCTACCATTGTCTGTTATTACGGTGAGAACTTTCTCATTTAGGATCCCCCATTCTTGCATGCACTTTTCCACACAAGCCTTAATGGACTGGGCGGTGTGCGGATGGTCAAGTTGTTCAAGAGCTAGCAGTAAGTGTTCTGGTTTTTGTTGTTCAACACAGAAAAAGCAGCAACTTATGCCAAGGTATGATGCTGTCAGTCCCTTTTTAGTCCACAGATCAGTCCCAATACATACTTTTCTGGCACTAGACAGTCTTTTCTTAAATGTAGCTTTtttgttttcatagtgtttttcaattagattacttatcttggttttctttggcacagtaaacttcttatccaaattttccatcatcagaataaaatcctcatcttctactgttgtgaccggcaatcctgtacatccaatccatgtagcgatagcctcttctttaatttgttgttctttggcatcactcttgtactttgtagtacttgtaaatgcgtcctcaatgttctggttggacatttttgcctttttggtagctggttggccaccatcagcaatggttttctgcaactgcaaaaaaataaaaatacacaattaaaacattgactttctaacaatgatttacctgttgctttttgagatttcatacattatatatacatacacacacacacataaacatctgtgcgggctcgggactcgaatCATattagtgcaaaccagacattgtgaaaattacaaacagccaacagcatgcttcactttcctggtctagtcctggtttagagcgcacatacagcgagcggctgcgacccaaaaagtaccagaaccgctcacggtgcatgcgcaatcatgcatcagcactgctcgcccgctatttccctaataacacacgttatagtcatgaaaatacggtacttccgaATTTTTATCCTAACATGACAGTGTTGATACAGTTTTGTTTGCCTGTATATTACTTTTCGGGTCGTCACGTGTACAacatttaagtggatttacctcggagaaaatggcgaagtggccattctgtagatgcctcttcagattcgttgtgttctttcctcggaacgacagtccacactctcggcatgtagttttggtagcaatgttatcataagaaaaatgactccacacatcttctcttctttttcgcccagcagttaaccttttcctctactccttcttcttatgccgtcgatatattcagtgagctatgtttagcacaccgcgcatacctgcccctttatactattcagggtctgtcttctctcacgtcgtcccgcacgttcacggcacgccacgccccttgtcttctactacgttcgcatctcacaacaacacaatagtcgcaccgcaccatagagcgccatgtagaagagcgtcatcgtagattttcgtctcgtctttcattcgttgactaaaagttccaatcaatttaattatcgtcttcgtctttttccaagcttttattttgaatttttgtttcattttcgtctgtaaatatatttttgtgacgaaaaaaaagacgaaaatattttgtcaacaaaattaacactggccAGGAGTGTCCCAGGACCAGAGgtgactgaggagagggaaacacATAAAAAACCAAAACCTCTGTGTGCTTACCTGACACTCATAACTGCAAAGGGATGGTCTGGTGAGTAATGGTTGACAGGTTCCGGTCATCCAAGGAAGACACAGAGAGCAGAGTAGGGAGCCGAATGGTTGGGATCGTCCATCTCTTTACTAAGTCCGGGTCTAACAAGGACTGCTCACAACCAGAGTCAACAAGCGCTTCTATAGGGAACTCCTCCGagttaaaaaacacaaaacactgAGGTACACAGTGGGAGCtcgcagaagaagagttactgcccaccagtagtcTCGTCTTTACCggtgggctctgccttttaacagaGCCGGACAGGCTCTAGCAAAGTGTCCTGACTCCCCACAGTACATACACAGACCTGACCTGATTCAATGTGACCTCTTCTCCTGGATGAGGCAGGTTTTACCcaactgcatgggttcctccatggtgGTGGGCTCCGTGGAGGGCCGAGTACCCGGCACATGATGGCTGTCCGGTGTGGGGATGGTTCTGGTACTGTAGTTCTGGTATTGCAGCTCATGTTGGCGTTTGTCAATGGCAATGGCCAGGCGGATGAGTTCCTCCAGCGACCGGGATTCCGGGCACAACGCCAGCTGGTTTCGGACTCGGTCGTTGAGGGACTCAGTGAAGGCAGTGAGGAGGGCTTCCTCATTCCAGGATGACAGAGCCGCCAAGATTCTAAACTCCACCAACAAATCAGCAACGGATCTCTTCCCCTGCAATAAATTCCACAGTCTCTTACTGATGTCCTTAACAGACACAGTACTGCCAAAAGTTAATTTAAAATCAGTCCAAAAGTCCTCCTGGGGTCCCGACAGGAAAATAGGACAGTGGCTCTTCACCTCAGCCCATCTTAGGGCTCTTCCACGAAGTAATCCAACTACGTAAGAGATCTTGACTGAGTCTGAGGGAAAAGCACCTGTTGAGCGCTCGAAAGCGAGCCGACACTGCAGCAGaaaactattgggccattcccatctgtaccgggtcggcccgggccgggtagcgtatgttgtttacatatctgggtggcctggtatttttccgggccaaccaaggctcattctcggccctcttctcaagggggtctgcttcaggccgaccagggccaacacacccactgctgacagcaaattcacaccttccattagagcaagcctctgattggtgggtagaatcagcccacatgggcttaaggcaaggatgtgtggaatcaaccgggccaggctggggctgactggggctacctggcccgggccaacccggtacagatgggaatggccctccAAACAGTCCTCAAACTCACCACTGAACGTAGACGCTGGTGGTGAGGAGGCTGGACGGAAGTAGAAGACTTCCgggggagctgctgctgctgcaggtccTGGAACTGCAGAAGAAACAGTGTCTGTGGGCGGAGGTTCCGCAGCGGGGCCCTGAGGCTGCGGTTGGGACAGACTGAGTTGTACCTGTCGTACCATGTCCTTCAACTGCTGAAAACGGTTGTTGGCAGCTTGAAGCCATTCCATAAGCAGAGGCAGGGCTTGCTCCTGCTGAGACTACCTGTTGAGCAGATCAGCAAGAGGTGAATCTGTGGGGTTAGCGGTCTGGCCGAATGATTCTGACATGGTTttggggacgagtttaacccaaaacatgcagaatcaccactcgCACACCAAACAGGTAAACATAAAGTTTCTTTATTAAAATAATCGGGAACTGAGGATGCACTGGATAAGACCCAGTGGATTGTAATGGAACTGCagtgtctgaggaggggagagcagaggagcAGGTGAGTACAGGGAGGTAAGTCAAAACTAGTTAGGTGCAGAGTTAAGACTTACGGGGAGCTAGGAGCTGAGGAATAGGGAGGGTCGGtggagtgccggggtgaatccaggaaggg is a window encoding:
- the LOC139071828 gene encoding E3 SUMO-protein ligase ZBED1-like, with the translated sequence MSNQNIEDAFTSTTKYKSDAKEQQIKEEAIATWIGCTGLPVTTVEDEDFILMMENLDKKFTVPKKTKISNLIEKHYENKKATFKKRLSSARKVCIGTDLWTKKGLTASYLGISCCFFCVEQQKPEHLLLALEQLDHPHTAQSIKACVEKCMQEWGILNEKVLTVITDNGSNMVAAFKHSAPEDEDSSSDDPDASILTESDSKVTENLQCQDLGMYRMPCVVHTLQLVVHMINKEESINRVLNKVRSIVKLFRKSSVATQKILDECGLTVVNDCPTRWSSTYEMVARLLKVKESVCEVANEMGWDCLLSSEWQKLKSMQELLQPFAEHTQTLQSDTMAMSLLLPALFDLLSHLADVEQNTS